A portion of the Magnolia sinica isolate HGM2019 chromosome 17, MsV1, whole genome shotgun sequence genome contains these proteins:
- the LOC131231639 gene encoding uncharacterized protein LOC131231639 isoform X1: MSDAKLRTSLIPDAMKSEQKTAKAEKEVDDSLDTFIGQAIGKVPFLSFSRDRESPIQWIQLLQTLDPQGANKLSKGPRVNNTIEGKERPLEHGSGMNSYVSKMNGVKESVPSKKCSGVPIKGTQSTSKQMQTLKIPEAVVALAQAAAKVNVEPENVCQVSQAGLPGWPLLSPPKMSDAKLRTSLIPDAMKPEQKTAKAEKEVDDSLDTFIGQAIGKVPFLSFSRDRESPIQWIQLLQTLDPQGKERPLEHGNGMSSFVSEMKGVKESAPSKKCSGVPIKGTQSTSEQMQTLKIPEAVVALAQAAAKANVEPENACQVSKAGLPGWPLLSPPKVQKCDKCFREFCSSINYKRHICVHRQSLNINEDSLKNRDSLGAFWDKLSLDEAREIVSFKSVKLEEVAGSSIIRALMSFIRRPGSCSVPQIYVKAGAALLDVVQASPSRFPISSKELFSILDDASEKTFLCAGTDASIQNFVFDEAGKIGLETKNLIACTSFLVEQKLVKAWLADKDEEILRLKKLLMAEKEAARKRCLFCSRLINSDSCQFKTI; this comes from the exons ATGTCAGATGCAAAACTGAGAACCAGTTTGATTCCTGATGCAATGAAGTCTGAGCAGAAGACTGCGAAGGCAGAGAAGGAAGTAGATGACTCCCTTGATACTTTCATTGGGCAAGCAATAGGGAaagttccttttctttctttctcaagGGATCGTGAAAGTCCAATTCAGTGGATCCAGTTACTTCAGACTTTAGATCCACAAGGAGCTAACAAGCTTTCTAAAGGTCCAAGGGTTAATAACACTATAGAAGGGAAGGAACGACCTCTAGAACATGGCAGTGGTATGAACTCATATGTATCTAAGATGAATGGTGTAAAGGAATCGGTTCCCTCTAAAAAGTGTAGTGGAGTCCCTATAAAGGGGACACAAAGCACCTCTAAACAAATGCAAACTCTCAAAATTCCTGAGGCTGTTGTTGCCTTGGCGCAAGCTGCTGCTAAGGTCAATGTTGAGCCTGAAAATGTGTGTCAAGTGTCACAAGCAG GTCTCCCAGGCTGGCCTTTGTTGTCTCCTCCTAAG ATGTCAGATGCAAAACTGAGAACCAGTTTAATTCCTGATGCAATGAAGCCTGAGCAGAAGACTGCGAAGGCAGAGAAGGAAGTAGATGACTCCCTTGATACTTTCATCGGGCAAGCAATAGGGAaagttccttttctttctttctcaagGGATCGTGAAAGTCCAATTCAGTGGATCCAGTTACTTCAGACTTTAGATCCACAAGGGAAGGAGCGACCTCTAGAACATGGCAATGGTATGAGCTCATTTGTATCTGAGATGAAGGGCGTAAAGGAATCTGCTCCCTCTAAAAAGTGTAGTGGAGTCCCCATCAAGGGGACACAAAGCACCTCTGAACAAATGCAAACTCTCAAAATTCCCGAAGCTGTTGTTGCCTTGGCCCAAGCCGCTGCTAAGGCCAATGTTGAGCCTGAAAATGCGTGTCAAGTGTCAAAAGCAG GTCTCCCAGGCTGGCCTTTGTTGTCACCTCCTAAGGTGCAAAAGTGTGATAAGTGCTTCCGAGAATTTTGCTCGTCCATCAACTATAAGCGCCACATATGTGTTCACCGACAATCATTGAATATCAATGAG GACTCTCTGAAGAACAGAGATTCCCTGGGTGCATTTTGGGACAAG CTCTCTTTGGATGAAGCAAGGGAAATTGTATCATTCAAGAGTGTGAAACTTGAG GAAGTTGCTGGATCTTCTATCATAAGAGCATTGATGTCATTCATCCGAAGACCGGGGTCTTGTTCAGTGCCACAAATTTACGTAAAGGCTGGTGCAGCTCTTTTG GATGTTGTCCAAGCTAGCCCTTCCAGATTTCCTATATCTTCTAAGGAATTATTCAGTATACTTGATGATGCTAGTGAGAAGACCTTCTTATGTGCTGGAACAGATGCATCCAttcaaaattttgtttttgaTGAAGCAGGGAAGATTGGTCTTGAGACGAAGAATCTTATTGCTTGCACCAGTTTTCTGGTGGAACAGAAACTG GTTAAAGCGTGGCTGGCTGATAAGGATGAAGAAATTCTAAGGTTAAAGAAGCTGCTCATGGCGGAAAAGGAAGCTGCACGGAAAAGGTGTCTCTTCTGTTCCAGATTAATAAACAGCGACTCTTGTCAGTTtaaaaccatttaa
- the LOC131231639 gene encoding uncharacterized protein LOC131231639 isoform X2, producing the protein MSDAKLRTSLIPDAMKSEQKTAKAEKEVDDSLDTFIGQAIGKVPFLSFSRDRESPIQWIQLLQTLDPQGANKLSKGPRVNNTIEGKERPLEHGSGLPGWPLLSPPKMSDAKLRTSLIPDAMKPEQKTAKAEKEVDDSLDTFIGQAIGKVPFLSFSRDRESPIQWIQLLQTLDPQGKERPLEHGNGMSSFVSEMKGVKESAPSKKCSGVPIKGTQSTSEQMQTLKIPEAVVALAQAAAKANVEPENACQVSKAGLPGWPLLSPPKVQKCDKCFREFCSSINYKRHICVHRQSLNINEDSLKNRDSLGAFWDKLSLDEAREIVSFKSVKLEEVAGSSIIRALMSFIRRPGSCSVPQIYVKAGAALLDVVQASPSRFPISSKELFSILDDASEKTFLCAGTDASIQNFVFDEAGKIGLETKNLIACTSFLVEQKLVKAWLADKDEEILRLKKLLMAEKEAARKRCLFCSRLINSDSCQFKTI; encoded by the exons ATGTCAGATGCAAAACTGAGAACCAGTTTGATTCCTGATGCAATGAAGTCTGAGCAGAAGACTGCGAAGGCAGAGAAGGAAGTAGATGACTCCCTTGATACTTTCATTGGGCAAGCAATAGGGAaagttccttttctttctttctcaagGGATCGTGAAAGTCCAATTCAGTGGATCCAGTTACTTCAGACTTTAGATCCACAAGGAGCTAACAAGCTTTCTAAAGGTCCAAGGGTTAATAACACTATAGAAGGGAAGGAACGACCTCTAGAACATGGCAGTG GTCTCCCAGGCTGGCCTTTGTTGTCTCCTCCTAAG ATGTCAGATGCAAAACTGAGAACCAGTTTAATTCCTGATGCAATGAAGCCTGAGCAGAAGACTGCGAAGGCAGAGAAGGAAGTAGATGACTCCCTTGATACTTTCATCGGGCAAGCAATAGGGAaagttccttttctttctttctcaagGGATCGTGAAAGTCCAATTCAGTGGATCCAGTTACTTCAGACTTTAGATCCACAAGGGAAGGAGCGACCTCTAGAACATGGCAATGGTATGAGCTCATTTGTATCTGAGATGAAGGGCGTAAAGGAATCTGCTCCCTCTAAAAAGTGTAGTGGAGTCCCCATCAAGGGGACACAAAGCACCTCTGAACAAATGCAAACTCTCAAAATTCCCGAAGCTGTTGTTGCCTTGGCCCAAGCCGCTGCTAAGGCCAATGTTGAGCCTGAAAATGCGTGTCAAGTGTCAAAAGCAG GTCTCCCAGGCTGGCCTTTGTTGTCACCTCCTAAGGTGCAAAAGTGTGATAAGTGCTTCCGAGAATTTTGCTCGTCCATCAACTATAAGCGCCACATATGTGTTCACCGACAATCATTGAATATCAATGAG GACTCTCTGAAGAACAGAGATTCCCTGGGTGCATTTTGGGACAAG CTCTCTTTGGATGAAGCAAGGGAAATTGTATCATTCAAGAGTGTGAAACTTGAG GAAGTTGCTGGATCTTCTATCATAAGAGCATTGATGTCATTCATCCGAAGACCGGGGTCTTGTTCAGTGCCACAAATTTACGTAAAGGCTGGTGCAGCTCTTTTG GATGTTGTCCAAGCTAGCCCTTCCAGATTTCCTATATCTTCTAAGGAATTATTCAGTATACTTGATGATGCTAGTGAGAAGACCTTCTTATGTGCTGGAACAGATGCATCCAttcaaaattttgtttttgaTGAAGCAGGGAAGATTGGTCTTGAGACGAAGAATCTTATTGCTTGCACCAGTTTTCTGGTGGAACAGAAACTG GTTAAAGCGTGGCTGGCTGATAAGGATGAAGAAATTCTAAGGTTAAAGAAGCTGCTCATGGCGGAAAAGGAAGCTGCACGGAAAAGGTGTCTCTTCTGTTCCAGATTAATAAACAGCGACTCTTGTCAGTTtaaaaccatttaa